The proteins below come from a single Deltaproteobacteria bacterium genomic window:
- a CDS encoding class I fructose-bisphosphate aldolase yields MSKRVKEILSWYSSDSPGTLANIARMLNHGRLGGTGKLVILPVDQGFEHGPARSFAKNPAGYDPRYHFELAIAAGCNAYAAPLGFLEAGAAEFAGDIPTILKLNNSDSLYGGSDPCPAITGSVDDALRLGCSAIGFTIYPASAARDTMYAQIRALSEEAKRKGLAVVVWSYPRGSGISKKGETAIDVVAYAAQIAAQLGAHFIKVKPPTEHIEQDAARKVYESEKIPVATLADRIRHVVQSAFNGRRIVIFSGGEAKGRDEVLNEIRGIADGGGFGSIVGRNSFQRAKADGIALLHDIMDIYKSA; encoded by the coding sequence ATGAGCAAGCGCGTCAAAGAGATCTTGTCTTGGTACTCGAGCGACTCGCCCGGCACGCTGGCGAACATCGCGCGCATGCTGAACCACGGGCGGCTCGGCGGAACGGGCAAGCTCGTGATCCTGCCCGTCGACCAAGGCTTCGAGCACGGGCCCGCGCGCTCGTTCGCGAAGAACCCCGCCGGCTACGACCCCCGCTACCACTTCGAGCTCGCGATCGCGGCGGGCTGCAACGCCTACGCCGCGCCGCTCGGCTTCCTCGAGGCCGGGGCCGCCGAGTTCGCGGGCGACATCCCCACCATCCTGAAGCTCAACAACTCGGACTCGCTCTACGGCGGGAGCGATCCGTGCCCCGCGATCACGGGCAGCGTCGACGACGCGCTGCGCCTCGGCTGCTCCGCGATCGGCTTCACGATCTACCCCGCCTCGGCTGCGCGCGACACGATGTACGCGCAGATTCGCGCGCTCTCGGAAGAGGCGAAGCGCAAGGGCCTCGCGGTCGTGGTGTGGTCGTACCCGCGCGGCTCGGGCATCTCGAAGAAGGGCGAGACGGCGATCGACGTCGTCGCTTACGCCGCGCAGATCGCGGCGCAGCTCGGCGCGCACTTCATCAAGGTGAAGCCGCCGACCGAGCACATCGAGCAGGACGCCGCGCGCAAGGTGTACGAGAGCGAGAAGATTCCGGTGGCGACGCTCGCGGATCGCATCCGCCACGTCGTGCAGAGCGCGTTCAACGGCCGCCGCATCGTGATCTTCTCCGGCGGTGAAGCGAAGGGCCGCGACGAAGTGCTGAACGAGATCCGCGGCATCGCGGACGGCGGCGGCTTCGGCTCGATCGTGGGCCGCAACTCGTTCCAGCGCGCGAAGGCCGACGGAATCGCGCTGCTTCACGACATCATGGACATCTACAAGAGCGCGTAG
- the asnS gene encoding asparagine--tRNA ligase, whose translation MSSARVRDILGDGAVGSRVRVQGWLRSARHSKGVSFFDLSDGSCMAGLQVVVAPELANYERELKALGTGAAISAEGELVASPAQGQRVELRATAIEVVGDAPADYPLQKKRHSFEYLRTIAHLRPRTNTLGAVLRVRNEASRAIHDFFQERGFVWLHTPILTAADAEGAGEMFEIAGSQEFFGRTARLTVSGQLEGEIGALALRDIYTFGPTFRAENSNTSRHLAEFWMVEPEMAFCDLDGNAALAEEFLKFVLKRVLERGAEDMRFFDERIQKGVVQNLEHVVSKPFARMTYTEAILALERSGRAFEFPVRWGIDLQSEHERWLCEEHVKRPLVVTDYPAAIKAFYMFQNDDGKTVRAMDVLAPGIGEIVGGSQREHREDRLRARIAAMGVSSEELWWYLELRRFGSVPHAGFGLGFERLVQYATGMANIRDVIPFPRVPGYCEF comes from the coding sequence ATGAGCAGCGCGCGCGTTCGAGACATCCTTGGCGACGGGGCAGTGGGCTCGCGCGTGCGTGTGCAGGGCTGGCTCCGATCCGCGCGCCACTCGAAGGGCGTCTCGTTCTTCGACCTCTCGGACGGCTCGTGCATGGCGGGCCTGCAGGTCGTCGTGGCGCCCGAGCTCGCGAACTACGAGCGCGAGCTGAAGGCGCTCGGCACCGGCGCCGCGATCAGCGCGGAGGGCGAGCTCGTCGCCTCGCCCGCGCAGGGTCAGCGCGTGGAGCTGCGCGCGACCGCGATCGAGGTGGTCGGCGACGCGCCGGCCGACTACCCGCTGCAGAAGAAGCGGCACTCGTTCGAGTACCTGCGCACGATCGCGCACCTGCGCCCGCGCACGAACACGCTCGGCGCGGTGCTGCGCGTGCGCAACGAGGCCTCGCGCGCGATCCACGACTTCTTTCAAGAGCGCGGCTTCGTGTGGCTGCACACGCCGATTCTCACGGCCGCCGACGCCGAGGGCGCGGGCGAGATGTTCGAGATCGCGGGCTCGCAGGAGTTTTTCGGCCGCACCGCGCGCCTGACTGTCTCGGGCCAGCTCGAAGGCGAGATCGGCGCGCTCGCGCTGCGCGACATCTACACGTTTGGGCCGACCTTCCGCGCCGAGAACTCGAACACGAGCCGCCATCTCGCGGAGTTCTGGATGGTCGAGCCCGAGATGGCCTTTTGCGACCTCGACGGGAACGCGGCGCTCGCCGAGGAATTCCTGAAGTTCGTGCTGAAGCGCGTGCTCGAGCGCGGCGCCGAAGACATGCGCTTCTTCGACGAGCGCATCCAGAAGGGCGTGGTGCAGAACCTCGAGCACGTCGTCAGCAAGCCGTTCGCTCGCATGACGTACACGGAGGCGATCCTCGCGCTGGAGCGCAGCGGGCGCGCGTTCGAGTTCCCCGTGCGCTGGGGCATCGACTTGCAGAGCGAGCACGAGCGCTGGCTGTGCGAGGAGCACGTGAAGCGGCCGCTTGTCGTTACGGACTACCCCGCTGCGATCAAGGCGTTCTACATGTTCCAGAACGACGACGGGAAGACCGTGCGCGCGATGGACGTGCTCGCGCCCGGCATCGGCGAGATCGTGGGCGGCTCGCAGCGCGAGCATCGCGAGGACCGCCTGCGCGCGCGCATTGCCGCGATGGGCGTCAGCAGCGAAGAGCTGTGGTGGTATCTCGAGCTGCGGCGCTTCGGCTCGGTCCCGCACGCCGGCTTCGGCCTCGGCTTCGAGCGGCTCGTCCAATACGCCACCGGCATGGCCAACATCCGCGACGTGATCCCGTTCCCGCGCGTACCGGGTTACTGCGAGTTCTGA
- a CDS encoding efflux RND transporter periplasmic adaptor subunit → MTRRTLLALTSLLALAACGGEEQAVATLATPVIVEPAQVGDLVEQIEGTGELAAPDRALIAAEVDGRVTDVLVDEGARVQSGSVLLTIDPEKRKLDADSARAQSRDADAAYEVAQREYERAKALHDQGIASDSVLDLRGTELSRAQARRDSAAAARGVAEKLLRDASVRAPFAGLVAKREISRGDYVRPGQQLLEVVALDPIEVEFAVAERDTARVAVGQPVSVSVEPYPGERFAGEVHAISPVIDPRTRTMRVKARIPNADGRLRPGLFARTDLGVAKRSNVVLVPAEAVLQRADGEVLFIVGPDDRAKRVVVKTGVQREGRIEIVEGVSGEDQVVIAGQAGLVDGAAVTRRQQAPAPNNPPGASIARDAAAAGSAR, encoded by the coding sequence ATGACCCGCCGCACACTGCTCGCCCTCACCAGCTTGCTCGCGCTCGCCGCCTGCGGTGGCGAGGAGCAGGCCGTGGCCACGCTCGCGACGCCGGTGATCGTCGAGCCCGCGCAGGTCGGCGATCTCGTCGAGCAGATCGAGGGCACCGGCGAGCTCGCCGCGCCCGATCGCGCGCTGATCGCCGCCGAGGTGGACGGCCGCGTGACCGACGTGCTCGTGGACGAAGGCGCGCGCGTGCAGTCCGGCAGCGTGCTCCTCACGATCGACCCCGAGAAGCGCAAGCTCGATGCCGACTCGGCGCGCGCGCAGTCGCGCGACGCGGACGCCGCCTACGAGGTGGCGCAGCGCGAGTACGAGCGCGCGAAGGCGCTGCACGACCAGGGCATCGCGTCGGACTCGGTGCTCGACCTGCGCGGCACCGAGCTCTCGCGCGCGCAGGCGCGGCGCGACAGCGCGGCCGCGGCGCGCGGCGTGGCCGAGAAGTTGTTACGGGACGCGAGCGTCCGCGCGCCGTTCGCGGGCCTCGTCGCGAAGCGCGAGATCTCGCGCGGCGACTACGTGCGCCCCGGCCAGCAACTGCTCGAGGTCGTCGCGCTCGATCCGATCGAGGTGGAGTTCGCCGTCGCCGAGCGCGACACCGCGCGCGTCGCCGTCGGTCAGCCCGTGAGCGTGTCCGTCGAGCCGTATCCGGGCGAACGCTTCGCGGGCGAGGTGCACGCGATCTCGCCGGTGATCGATCCGCGCACGCGCACGATGCGCGTGAAGGCGCGCATCCCGAACGCGGACGGCCGCCTGCGCCCGGGCCTCTTCGCGCGCACGGACCTCGGCGTCGCGAAACGCAGCAACGTCGTGCTCGTGCCCGCGGAGGCGGTGCTGCAGCGCGCCGACGGCGAGGTGCTGTTCATCGTGGGCCCCGACGACCGCGCTAAGCGCGTCGTAGTGAAGACGGGCGTGCAGCGCGAGGGCCGCATCGAAATCGTCGAAGGAGTCTCCGGCGAGGACCAGGTGGTGATCGCCGGCCAGGCCGGCCTCGTGGACGGTGCGGCGGTCACGCGCAGGCAGCAGGCGCCGGCCCCTAACAATCCGCCCGGCGCGAGCATCGCGCGCGACGCCGCGGCTGCCGGGAGCGCACGCTGA
- a CDS encoding GNAT family N-acetyltransferase: MSSAVARGTLREMSAESEVLALERAAFEAWQAEEVAALGPWRLRFMHGVTGRANSVWAASGEPPQGFARATDEVEAWYAARGLAPTFQLSPISDARLDALLEARDYARLDPVSVQVADAARVGELLAGRDGVRCESALDDAWFELSGTRGRFHGAEIHVYRAFLERIAPRAGFALARDERGAAAAVGLTIVAPPYAGVFSMLTLPEQRRRGLAAALLGEIARFALARGATRLYLQVEMQNAGALTLYARAGFTESHRYWYRRRA, from the coding sequence GTGTCGAGCGCGGTTGCGCGTGGCACGCTGCGCGAGATGTCGGCGGAATCCGAGGTGCTCGCGCTCGAGCGCGCGGCGTTCGAGGCGTGGCAGGCGGAAGAAGTCGCCGCGCTCGGGCCGTGGCGGCTGCGCTTCATGCACGGCGTCACGGGCCGCGCGAACTCGGTGTGGGCGGCGTCAGGCGAGCCGCCGCAGGGCTTCGCGCGCGCGACCGACGAGGTCGAGGCGTGGTACGCGGCGCGCGGTCTCGCGCCCACGTTCCAGCTCTCGCCGATCAGCGACGCGCGCCTCGACGCGCTGCTCGAAGCGCGCGACTACGCGCGGCTGGATCCTGTGAGCGTGCAAGTCGCAGACGCGGCGCGCGTCGGAGAGCTACTCGCTGGGCGCGACGGAGTCCGCTGCGAGAGCGCGCTCGACGACGCGTGGTTCGAGCTCTCCGGAACGCGCGGGCGCTTTCACGGCGCCGAGATTCACGTGTACCGCGCGTTCCTCGAGCGCATCGCGCCGCGCGCCGGCTTCGCGCTCGCGCGCGACGAGCGCGGCGCCGCCGCAGCGGTGGGCCTCACGATCGTGGCGCCTCCGTACGCGGGCGTGTTCTCGATGCTCACGCTGCCCGAGCAGCGCCGGCGCGGGCTCGCCGCCGCGTTGTTAGGCGAGATCGCGCGCTTCGCGCTCGCCCGCGGTGCCACGCGCCTCTACCTGCAGGTCGAGATGCAGAACGCCGGCGCGCTGACGCTCTACGCGCGCGCCGGTTTCACCGAGTCGCATCGCTACTGGTATCGGCGCCGCGCCTAA
- a CDS encoding TetR/AcrR family transcriptional regulator → MSSETHEQRREAQRDSARRTILDATAKLLLEEGFDAFSIRRLVERCGYAAPSIYHYFGDKDGLLDALIDERFAKLMAQLRRVPRGDDPVANIRGLAIAFVKFGLKNPEHFRVLFTPRAGDQKPPTSSEEARKFLEETFRALWETGRLRTGEMQTAGQALSVLCQGLVWSRISRPDYAWGKTLNEDAIDALLRGLVSPDDAATCTAGEKP, encoded by the coding sequence ATGTCTTCCGAGACCCACGAGCAGCGCCGCGAGGCGCAGCGCGACTCCGCGCGCCGCACGATTCTGGACGCGACCGCCAAGCTGTTGCTCGAAGAGGGCTTCGACGCGTTCTCGATCCGGCGCCTGGTCGAGCGCTGCGGCTACGCGGCCCCTTCCATCTACCACTACTTCGGCGACAAGGACGGCCTGCTCGACGCGCTGATCGACGAGCGCTTCGCGAAGCTGATGGCGCAGCTGCGCCGCGTGCCGCGTGGCGACGACCCCGTCGCGAACATCCGCGGCCTCGCGATCGCGTTCGTGAAGTTCGGCCTGAAGAATCCCGAGCACTTCCGGGTACTGTTCACGCCGCGCGCCGGAGATCAGAAGCCACCGACCTCGAGCGAAGAAGCCCGCAAGTTCCTCGAGGAGACGTTCCGCGCGCTCTGGGAAACGGGTCGCCTGCGCACCGGCGAAATGCAGACCGCCGGCCAGGCGCTCTCGGTGCTCTGTCAGGGCCTCGTGTGGAGCCGCATTTCGCGCCCCGACTACGCGTGGGGCAAGACGCTGAACGAAGACGCGATCGACGCGCTGCTGCGCGGACTCGTCTCGCCCGACGACGCCGCGACCTGCACCGCAGGAGAGAAGCCATGA
- a CDS encoding CoA ester lyase, which produces MRNPRSITKPLAIGAPKPLLEIPVRPSRMIHFFDPSNPRMASKVPDIAKKVDILLANLEDAIETKNKLAAREGLVKIAQATDFGDTQFWSRVNSLDSPWFLDDMLTIVGEAGHKLDVVMIPKVEGPWDIHFVDQLLAQLEAKHQLKRPILIHAILETALGVANVEEIALASPRMQGMSLGPADLAASRRMKTTRVGGGHPGYLVREDPNPNNPEAPRAKAQQDLWHYTMARMVDACVATGILPFYGPFGDIADSVACEDQFRNAFLMGCVGAWSLHPGQIEIARRVFSPPPDEVLWAKKVIAAMGDGSGTVMIEGKMQDDATVKQCKVMVGLGKLIARRDGEMAAAYGFSAAELSE; this is translated from the coding sequence ATGCGCAATCCCCGAAGCATCACGAAGCCGCTCGCGATCGGAGCGCCGAAGCCGCTGCTCGAGATTCCGGTACGCCCGTCGCGCATGATCCACTTCTTCGACCCGAGCAATCCGCGCATGGCGTCGAAGGTTCCGGACATCGCTAAGAAGGTCGACATCCTGCTCGCGAACCTCGAAGACGCGATCGAGACCAAGAACAAGCTCGCCGCGCGCGAGGGCCTCGTGAAGATCGCGCAAGCGACGGACTTCGGTGACACGCAGTTCTGGTCGCGCGTGAACAGCCTCGACTCGCCGTGGTTCCTCGACGACATGCTCACGATCGTCGGCGAAGCCGGGCACAAGCTCGACGTGGTGATGATCCCGAAGGTCGAGGGACCGTGGGACATCCACTTCGTCGATCAGCTGCTCGCGCAGCTCGAGGCGAAGCATCAGCTGAAGCGGCCGATTCTCATCCACGCGATTCTCGAGACCGCGCTCGGCGTCGCCAACGTCGAGGAGATCGCGCTCGCGTCGCCGCGCATGCAGGGCATGAGTCTCGGCCCCGCGGACCTCGCGGCCTCCCGGCGCATGAAGACGACGCGCGTCGGCGGCGGCCATCCCGGCTACCTCGTGCGCGAGGATCCGAACCCTAACAACCCCGAGGCGCCGCGCGCGAAGGCGCAGCAGGATCTCTGGCACTACACGATGGCGCGCATGGTCGATGCGTGCGTCGCGACGGGCATCCTGCCGTTCTACGGCCCCTTCGGCGACATCGCCGACTCCGTCGCGTGCGAGGACCAATTCCGCAACGCGTTCCTGATGGGCTGCGTCGGCGCGTGGTCGCTGCACCCCGGCCAGATCGAGATCGCGCGCCGCGTGTTCAGCCCGCCGCCGGACGAGGTGCTGTGGGCGAAGAAGGTGATCGCCGCGATGGGCGACGGCTCCGGCACCGTGATGATCGAAGGCAAGATGCAGGACGACGCGACGGTGAAGCAGTGCAAGGTAATGGTGGGGCTCGGGAAGCTGATCGCGCGGCGTGACGGCGAGATGGCGGCGGCGTACGGGTTTAGTGCGGCGGAGCTTTCGGAGTAA
- a CDS encoding efflux RND transporter permease subunit, whose product MNWIDTFIQRPVLTWMLTLSLVVFGVLGFGRLGVDQYPKMEIPRINVLAIMEGASPEVMEEDVTELLEEQLNTIEGVKKLTSKSKQGQTSISIEFEIGEDLDRAAQDVRDRVDRARFDLPKEVEPPIVQKLDVSGFPVMWAPIMTERPAVEASEYVKDFIKPRVETVSGVAGIEIFGREERQMRIWVDGEALRARGLAAVDVISAIRREHVERPGGIVEGKNIEFTVKTDAEYASVGELAQMVIAYVDGAPVRLGDVARVEDGSEDQRSFARYDGKPAVGIGVIKQSDGNTVAIVEEILRRMREMEPLMPGDMKFKFGDGVADFSRSIKESVEEAIFSLWFGALLATLTVLVFLRRFRPTLVVGLAIPISLITTFGFMWMFDYTLNTMTLLGLTLAVGVVIDDAIVVLENIERHRENGEAPREAASKGAREIAFAATAATISVAAVFIPVVFVDGMIGNFLGEFGATVAIAVLLSLVVALTLTPMLAARIPAPKEREHGSIYNVFERWFVALEARYKRVLEWTLQHRVKTVVVALLSLPLSCVMANNLGGEMFPPEDVGRMFVSMETPPGTSPQAALELMKQNEEIILSLPEVAGVFAGVGFSGPDGGADPTRGIMFVMLKNLKERDRRVSDIVPEAREKLGKIPGEVVRISDMSGMMMSSDRGEFEVELQGNLGIHELAALGDRFVEGLRAKGGFVDLDQSLKLGRPEVRVIPDREKAAALGVDADQLATTVNAMIGGMDVATFNEGGNRYDVRVRLEAEDRMDPEAILGLYVRTRQGDTVELRNLVRVERGAAPSAISRVNQQRAVTISANLDGKDLQQAIADANALAAEILPESVKMLPAGGTEEMVKSMSQLGFALGLGILVIYMVLAAQFESLVHPLTVMLALPLAMVGALGGLEFFDTLHELGVMHKPGMTLNLFSLIGIILLMGLVTKNSILLVDYANQLRGRGMDKLTAIRTAAPVRMRPVLMTAIAMIFGALPAALGIGPGAEARAPMAVAAVAGMISSTVLTLVVVPVFYLGLDDAAAWLRRKLWDREKASAEEIAPPRRDPATA is encoded by the coding sequence ATGAATTGGATCGACACGTTCATCCAGCGTCCCGTGCTCACGTGGATGCTGACACTATCTCTCGTCGTCTTCGGCGTGCTCGGCTTCGGCCGCCTCGGCGTCGACCAGTACCCGAAGATGGAGATCCCGCGCATCAACGTGCTCGCGATCATGGAGGGCGCGAGCCCCGAGGTGATGGAAGAGGACGTGACGGAGCTGCTCGAGGAGCAGCTCAACACGATCGAGGGCGTGAAGAAGCTCACGTCGAAGTCGAAGCAGGGGCAGACCTCGATCTCGATCGAGTTCGAGATCGGCGAGGATCTCGATCGCGCGGCGCAGGACGTGCGCGATCGCGTGGATCGCGCGCGCTTCGATCTGCCGAAGGAAGTCGAGCCGCCGATCGTCCAGAAGCTCGACGTGTCGGGCTTCCCCGTGATGTGGGCGCCGATCATGACGGAGCGCCCCGCCGTCGAGGCCAGCGAGTACGTCAAGGACTTCATCAAGCCGCGCGTCGAGACGGTGAGCGGAGTCGCCGGCATCGAGATCTTCGGGCGAGAAGAGCGCCAGATGCGCATCTGGGTGGACGGCGAAGCGCTGCGCGCGCGCGGCCTCGCTGCGGTGGACGTGATCAGCGCGATTCGCCGCGAGCACGTCGAGCGCCCAGGCGGCATCGTCGAAGGCAAGAACATCGAGTTCACGGTGAAGACCGACGCCGAGTACGCGTCGGTCGGCGAGCTCGCGCAGATGGTGATCGCGTACGTGGACGGCGCGCCCGTGCGCCTCGGCGACGTCGCGCGCGTGGAGGACGGCTCCGAAGATCAGCGCTCGTTCGCGCGCTACGACGGCAAGCCCGCGGTCGGCATCGGCGTGATCAAGCAGTCCGACGGCAACACCGTCGCGATCGTCGAAGAGATCCTGCGCCGCATGCGCGAGATGGAACCGCTCATGCCCGGGGACATGAAGTTCAAGTTCGGCGACGGAGTCGCGGACTTCTCGCGCTCGATCAAGGAGTCGGTCGAAGAGGCGATCTTCTCGCTCTGGTTCGGCGCGCTGCTCGCGACGCTCACCGTGCTCGTCTTCCTGCGCCGCTTCCGGCCGACGCTCGTCGTCGGCCTCGCGATCCCGATCTCGCTCATCACCACGTTCGGCTTCATGTGGATGTTCGACTACACGCTGAACACCATGACGCTGCTCGGGCTCACGCTCGCGGTCGGCGTCGTGATCGACGACGCGATCGTCGTGCTCGAAAACATCGAGCGGCACCGCGAGAACGGTGAAGCCCCGCGCGAGGCGGCCTCGAAGGGCGCGCGCGAGATCGCGTTCGCGGCGACCGCCGCGACGATCTCGGTGGCCGCAGTGTTCATCCCCGTCGTGTTCGTCGACGGCATGATCGGGAACTTCCTCGGCGAGTTCGGCGCGACCGTCGCGATCGCCGTGCTGCTCTCGCTCGTGGTGGCGCTCACGCTCACGCCGATGCTCGCGGCGCGCATTCCCGCACCGAAGGAGCGCGAGCACGGCAGCATCTACAACGTGTTCGAGCGCTGGTTCGTCGCGCTCGAGGCGCGCTACAAGCGCGTGCTCGAGTGGACGCTCCAGCACCGCGTCAAGACGGTGGTGGTTGCTCTCCTGAGTCTGCCGCTCTCTTGCGTGATGGCTAACAACCTCGGCGGCGAGATGTTCCCGCCGGAGGATGTCGGGCGCATGTTCGTCTCGATGGAGACGCCGCCCGGCACGTCGCCGCAGGCCGCGCTCGAGCTGATGAAGCAGAACGAGGAGATCATCCTCAGCCTGCCCGAAGTCGCAGGCGTGTTCGCGGGCGTCGGCTTCTCAGGTCCCGACGGCGGCGCCGACCCCACGCGCGGGATCATGTTCGTGATGCTCAAGAACCTGAAGGAGCGCGACCGCCGCGTGAGCGACATCGTGCCCGAGGCGCGCGAAAAGCTCGGCAAGATTCCCGGCGAGGTCGTCCGCATCAGCGACATGTCGGGCATGATGATGTCGTCGGATCGCGGCGAGTTCGAAGTCGAGCTGCAGGGCAACCTCGGCATTCACGAGCTCGCGGCGCTCGGCGATCGCTTCGTCGAGGGGCTGCGCGCGAAAGGCGGCTTCGTCGACCTCGATCAGAGCCTCAAGCTCGGGCGCCCCGAGGTGCGCGTGATTCCCGATCGCGAGAAGGCTGCGGCGCTCGGCGTCGACGCGGATCAGCTCGCGACCACGGTGAACGCGATGATCGGCGGCATGGACGTCGCCACGTTCAACGAGGGCGGCAACCGCTACGACGTGCGCGTGCGCCTCGAAGCCGAGGACCGCATGGACCCCGAGGCGATTCTCGGCCTCTACGTGCGCACGCGGCAAGGCGACACGGTCGAGCTGCGCAACCTCGTGCGCGTCGAGCGCGGCGCCGCGCCGAGCGCGATCTCGCGCGTGAATCAGCAACGCGCGGTGACGATCTCGGCGAACCTCGATGGCAAGGACTTGCAGCAAGCCATCGCCGACGCGAACGCGCTCGCGGCGGAGATCCTCCCCGAGAGCGTGAAGATGCTCCCGGCCGGTGGCACCGAGGAGATGGTGAAGAGCATGAGCCAGCTCGGCTTCGCGCTCGGCCTCGGCATCCTCGTGATCTACATGGTGCTCGCGGCGCAGTTCGAGAGCCTCGTGCATCCGCTCACGGTGATGCTCGCGCTGCCGCTCGCGATGGTCGGCGCGCTCGGCGGCCTCGAGTTCTTCGACACGCTCCACGAGCTCGGCGTCATGCACAAGCCAGGCATGACGCTCAACTTGTTCAGCTTGATCGGCATCATCTTGTTGATGGGGCTCGTCACCAAGAACTCGATCCTGCTGGTCGACTACGCCAATCAGTTGCGCGGGCGCGGCATGGACAAGCTCACCGCGATCCGCACCGCGGCGCCGGTGCGCATGCGCCCCGTGCTGATGACCGCGATCGCGATGATCTTCGGCGCGCTGCCCGCCGCGCTCGGGATCGGGCCCGGCGCAGAGGCGCGCGCGCCGATGGCCGTCGCCGCGGTTGCGGGAATGATCTCGTCGACGGTGCTCACGCTCGTGGTCGTGCCGGTCTTCTACCTCGGCCTCGACGACGCGGCCGCGTGGCTGCGCAGGAAGCTCTGGGACCGTGAGAAGGCGTCGGCGGAAGAGATCGCGCCGCCGCGCCGCGATCCTGCGACGGCGTAG
- a CDS encoding VOC family protein, with translation MANLPPNTQRIVPYLSYKKGKSAIDFLAKAFGFEVRSVLPGPGEAVMHAELALGDAVIYLGTPEGYEPRRALKDRHGSVLVYVDDVDAHCARAREAGAKVTSEPADMFYGDRVYNATDLEGQQWFFHTRIRDVSFEEMNAAMASMTARPETSAPPKPRAKKARVVKAKAGAKKKAAGKK, from the coding sequence ATGGCGAATCTTCCCCCGAACACGCAGCGGATCGTTCCGTATCTCTCGTACAAGAAGGGCAAGAGCGCGATCGACTTTCTTGCGAAGGCGTTCGGGTTCGAGGTCCGCAGCGTCTTGCCTGGTCCAGGCGAGGCCGTGATGCACGCGGAGCTCGCGCTGGGCGACGCGGTGATTTACCTCGGCACGCCCGAGGGGTACGAGCCGAGGCGCGCGCTGAAGGATCGGCACGGCTCGGTGCTCGTGTACGTCGACGACGTGGACGCGCACTGCGCTCGCGCGCGCGAGGCGGGCGCCAAGGTCACGAGCGAGCCGGCGGACATGTTCTATGGCGATCGCGTCTACAACGCGACCGACCTCGAGGGGCAGCAGTGGTTCTTCCACACGCGCATTCGCGACGTCTCGTTCGAGGAGATGAACGCGGCGATGGCGAGCATGACGGCGCGGCCCGAGACGTCGGCGCCGCCGAAGCCGCGCGCGAAGAAGGCGCGTGTCGTGAAGGCGAAGGCGGGCGCAAAGAAGAAAGCGGCGGGGAAGAAGTAG
- a CDS encoding LLM class F420-dependent oxidoreductase, translated as MRFGLFGINTGPCAQPETSAKVARAAEAAGFESLWTGEHVVLPDPQALPSPAPPQHPMLDPAASLSFLAAHTQRVKLGTGIIILPQRNPLVLAKELASVDVLSNGRLIFGLGAGYLKPEFDALGARFEDRGARADEYIDAMRAIWTLEKPAFAGRTVKFSGVDAQPRPVQKPHPPIVVGGMSASAFKRALLRGNGWYGFARDLAATKGDLAGIAAARAEVQRPAALGALEISITPPRPVDEAGARAFADLGVDRLILMLPGRGEAEALRFIEQCEPLVRKLA; from the coding sequence ATGCGTTTCGGCTTGTTCGGCATCAACACCGGCCCGTGTGCGCAGCCGGAGACTTCGGCGAAGGTGGCGCGCGCCGCAGAGGCCGCCGGCTTCGAGTCATTATGGACGGGCGAGCACGTCGTGCTGCCGGATCCGCAGGCGCTGCCGTCGCCCGCGCCGCCGCAGCATCCGATGCTCGATCCCGCGGCGTCGCTCTCGTTCCTCGCCGCGCACACGCAGCGCGTGAAGCTCGGCACCGGGATCATCATCCTCCCGCAGCGCAATCCGCTCGTGCTCGCGAAGGAGCTCGCGAGCGTCGACGTGCTCTCGAACGGGCGGCTGATCTTCGGGCTGGGCGCGGGCTACCTGAAGCCCGAGTTCGACGCGCTCGGCGCGCGCTTCGAAGACCGCGGCGCGCGCGCCGACGAGTACATCGACGCGATGCGCGCGATCTGGACGCTGGAGAAGCCCGCGTTCGCGGGGCGCACCGTGAAGTTCAGCGGCGTCGACGCGCAGCCGCGGCCGGTGCAGAAGCCGCATCCGCCGATCGTCGTGGGCGGCATGAGCGCGAGCGCGTTCAAGCGCGCGCTCCTGCGCGGCAACGGCTGGTACGGCTTCGCGCGCGATCTCGCGGCGACGAAGGGTGACCTCGCGGGCATCGCCGCAGCGCGCGCGGAAGTGCAGCGGCCCGCGGCGCTCGGCGCGCTCGAGATCAGCATCACGCCGCCGCGCCCCGTCGACGAGGCGGGCGCGCGCGCGTTCGCCGACCTCGGCGTCGACCGCCTGATCCTGATGCTGCCCGGTCGCGGCGAGGCGGAGGCGCTGCGCTTCATCGAGCAGTGCGAGCCGCTGGTGCGCAAGCTGGCGTAA